From the uncultured Methanomethylovorans sp. genome, the window TGAAATCTGCGCAGAGGTGAGCGATCACCCATTCTCGTGCAGTAAGATGTGTCGTCTTTTTCAGAAATCGCGTGACTTCAAAGTACTTTTTACTATCCATCTTCCTGAATTTTTGATACTTCATGTTATGCCTCTTGAAATCTCAATCATGTATTGCAGCCACTATATTACAATAATCATTCAAAGCACTTTAATATATTTAACTCTAATGAAGGAATGATGAAGATCTTACTACCTACTGATGGTTCTGTGTATTCGGAGAATGCTGCGAAGGTTACCAATAAAATAGGTAATGAAGATACTGAGTTCATAGTCCTTCATGTGCTTGCAGATAAGGGCATGGGTATGAAATCATGGCAGAAGGAAGGAGCTGATTACATTCTATCTTCTATCGAGAATATATTGGTAGAATTAGGTTTTGACAGTTCCAAAATACAGAAAGTCGTGGAAGAAGGAAACGCGCCTGCACAGATAGTTGATGTGGCAAATCGCTATAAAGTTGACCTGATAGTTATGGGGAACCAGGGGAAAAGCGGTTTAAAGAAAATATTAGGCTCTGTGACTTCCAGGGTACTGGAACTTTCAGACAAGCTGGTATTAGTGGTGCCACCAAATTACACTCTTTTGCAGACAGATAAAACTTCAGTTCTCGCCCAGGTACTTCAGTAATGTGGCTTTGCCGCAGAACACATCTTCCATTGAAAATACTTCCATATTATAGATGCCGCGGTAATTAG encodes:
- a CDS encoding universal stress protein, producing the protein MMKILLPTDGSVYSENAAKVTNKIGNEDTEFIVLHVLADKGMGMKSWQKEGADYILSSIENILVELGFDSSKIQKVVEEGNAPAQIVDVANRYKVDLIVMGNQGKSGLKKILGSVTSRVLELSDKLVLVVPPNYTLLQTDKTSVLAQVLQ